Genomic window (Gammaproteobacteria bacterium):
GCGATCGACGGTTTGCATCCGCAACTGTCGCCGCTGGCGAACGGGGTGAAAGCCTTCATCGCGGCATTGCGAGACGCGGACTCCGGCCGCTGCCGAGCGGATGACCGACGCGGCGCGGGTCCCGGTTACGGGCATCATACGTCTGGAATTACGGTATTTCGACGGGGGTTCGCTATATTCACGTGTATGAACTTTTTCATGCGGAGCCTGCTTCGCAACGTCGACCGCATGATCGAGCGCGTCCGCGTAACGGCCGTTTTGTACCGGGACGCAAGTTTTTCGCACAAAAAATCTTTTCAGTCGCTGGTATCGCTGCTCAAACGGTAACAGGACGCAATACTGGTAGAGGGAAGGTGATATGAGCGAAGCAACGATTCTCATTGTCGACGACGAGCCCGCGGTTCTGGCGACAATGAGCAGTATCCTCGAACCCGACTACCGGGTGCGGGCCGCCAATTCCGGCGAGCGCGCACTCCTTTTGGCCGCCTCCGAACCGCGCCCCGACCTGATCCTGCTCGACGTGATGATGCCCGGCCGCGACGGCTACTCGGTGATGTCGCGTTTGCGCGAGGACGTCGTCACCCGCGACGTCCCGGTCATTTTCGTCACCGCGATGGAAACCAACGGCGACGAAGAGAGAGGGCTGGCGATGGGTGCGGTGGATTACATCACCAAGCCGATCAAACCGGCAATCCTGCTGGCGCGGGTCAGGACCCAGGTCGCACTGAAACAGGCACGCGATTTCCTCAACGACAAGAACGCCTACCTCGAATTCGAGGTCAACCGCCGCATGGAGGAAAACCAGCGCATCCAGAACGTCAGCATACGCACGCTGGCGCATCTTGCGGAGACGCGCGATCCCGAGACCGGCGACCACATCCTGCGCACCCAGTCGTACATCGCGGTGCTGTCGAAGCGCCTGCAGGCCCATCCTCGCTTCAGCGACACGATTACGGATCATTACATCCAGATACTGACCAAGTCGGCGCCGCTGCACGACATCGGCAAGGTCGGCATTCCGGACCACGTATTGCTGAAGCCCGGCAAGCTCACGGGCGAGGAGTGGGAAATCATGAAAACGCACGCCGAGCTGGGCGCGCGCGCGATCGAATTCGCTCAGAAAGACGTGGACCAGTCGGTGGACTTTCTGAACCTCGCCGTCGAAATCGCGCACTGGCACCACGAGCGCTGGGACGGCAGCGGTTACCCGGACGCGCTCAAGGGAGATGCGATACCGATTTCCGCGCGGCTGATGGCGGTGGCCGACGTGTTCGACGCGCTGATATCGCGGCGCGTGTACAAGCCGCCGATTCCGTTCGAAGAAGCGCGGGGTCTCATTTTCGCGGGACGCGACAGCCAGTTCGACCCGGACATCGTCGACGCGTTCATGGCCGAGTTCGACAGTTTCACCGACATCGCGCACATGTACCAGCAGGGTACCGACGCCGATACGCCGGTCGACACGAACGAACACGCAGCCGCGGAAACCGGTGTACCGGGGCGCGTCACGACGTAGAGAATGAACCGGTCGGGTCACAAAATACTGCTGGTCACGCTGTTCTACGCGATCGGCGCGTCGCTGTGGATTCTTTGTTCCGATCTGGCGATCGGTTATATCATCGACGATCCGACAACGCTCGTGATCGCCAGCACCGTCAAGGACTGGGGATTCGTAGCCGTCACCGCGTTGCTGCTCTACCTGTTGCAGAAGCGCTTTACCGCGCAGACGCCTGCTGAAAATACCGGCACACGGACAGCCCCGGGCCGGAACGGCCGCGCGCTGTATCCTGGGATCATCGTGGCGATCGCGTCGATCGTGCTGCTCGGTGCGTTTTCGATACGGCGACTGACTGAAGAAAACACCAGGCATACCGTCGAGCAGCTGCAGGCCATCGCGGCGCTGAAGGCGGAGCAGATCGGCCACTGGCTGGAGGAACGCGCGCGCTATGCCGAACTGGTCTCGACCCATTCGTCACTGGGCGACGTGCTGCAACGCTGGCGTCGCGACGGCGACGGTGAAAGCCGGGACGATGTGCTGCAACAACTCGTCAATCTCAGGCGGCTAACGGGCTTCCAGGCATTATTCGTGATCGATCGCAGCGGTAGGCTTCTGATCGGAGACGGCAGCGAACAACACACGTCCGCGACCCTGTCTGCGGCGATCGAACGCGCGTTTTCCTCCGGCCAGCCAGAGAACACCGGGTTCTACCGTGAGGATCCGGGGTCTGCCGGCGATCTGCATCTGGATTTCGTCGCGGTGATCGCGGACGAGCCGGAACTCGCTCTGATCCTGCGGCTCAATGAGAGAAGTTTTCCGTTCCCGTTTCTGCAGGAGTGGCCGATGCCCAGTGCCAGCGCCGAGACACTGCTGTTCAAAGCCGACGGCGACAGCGTGCTGTTCCTGAACGAACTGCGCCACCGCCACGATACGGCGCTGAAACTGCGCGTCCCGTTCAGCGCGGAAACCGTGCTGGCGGTGCAGATGGCCACCGGGCGGGCGGCGACCGGCGAGCCGATTTACGGCAACGACTACCGCGGCGAACCGGTGGTGGGCGTCGCGCGGTC
Coding sequences:
- a CDS encoding two-component system response regulator, with amino-acid sequence MSEATILIVDDEPAVLATMSSILEPDYRVRAANSGERALLLAASEPRPDLILLDVMMPGRDGYSVMSRLREDVVTRDVPVIFVTAMETNGDEERGLAMGAVDYITKPIKPAILLARVRTQVALKQARDFLNDKNAYLEFEVNRRMEENQRIQNVSIRTLAHLAETRDPETGDHILRTQSYIAVLSKRLQAHPRFSDTITDHYIQILTKSAPLHDIGKVGIPDHVLLKPGKLTGEEWEIMKTHAELGARAIEFAQKDVDQSVDFLNLAVEIAHWHHERWDGSGYPDALKGDAIPISARLMAVADVFDALISRRVYKPPIPFEEARGLIFAGRDSQFDPDIVDAFMAEFDSFTDIAHMYQQGTDADTPVDTNEHAAAETGVPGRVTT